The sequence CCTctataattatgaaaaaaatatattaagaaaGTAAGATGGAGTCACTTggtaaatatgaaaatataaaaaaaaattgaagatgaatttaCTCGATAAATGTGTAAGTTCAACACGAGCTCAATCTACATCCAACAGCAATCTCAAGGAAAAGCATTCTTAATAAAGCAGACTGATATGCTCAGTAAACCGCAAAACCCATGGAAGCAATTATCAATAAGAAATCAACAGAGTCAAACACAACGTATGAGATGTAAAGAACTTGATGAAACTCGCCTCATCCGAATGGCAGTCTTAAGAAGTATTCCATATTTGGTCAGCTTTTCCATGGATGAGCCTGTAAAACAACAACAATCGGCAGGATGGTAGACAAGACACAAGGCcaaacttattcaaatttcaacaaGAACATCACGAGTCATCATTAAGAGAAACTGATAAAAAGCAGAATCAGTTATGTTTCTAGTAGTAGCTAACATGTTCTCAGCGTCAGTTAACCAAATATGAACAAGCAGTAGCTTCATTTTACACTCCATGGATAGATACTATAGGATTAAAAACAATGCAACATTCTTTCCAAGTTGCATTTTCCTAAACGAACCTGGAATTTTGATCCACCAAAGTTTGACCTTGTTCCTTGGTCCAatataaataatgaaatgacATGCCAGAGCTGTCATTGTCCCGTATTAGTTTCAGCAAAATTCAATACCAGACCGGGCAAAATAAAAAACCTCTTATTTTTCTGCTGCTAATACTATAGAGGGTAGGAGAGGGCCGGGGCGGGTGCAAAAGAAAACAGAGAACATCATAAAaaagaatggatcaagtttgttGTTCAAACTTCAATTTGTATGCATTCTATTCTAGTGCTACATTATCAAAATGCTCTACGCATTGCTTTTTTTGGTTTCTTGACAAAACTCAATCGAATTTGCTTCAGTCGTCGCCTCTTCCTCGCCATTTTCTCAGGCAATGTCTCCCTCTTCTTCTCAACCTTATTTACCTTTGGCTTCTTTACATATCTTGGATCCACCTGATATGCTTTTGGAGTAACTGGCACTCCACGTTTTTGAGCTTCATTAAAGAGTGAATTTGCTTTGTCCAGACGGTTATGGGCACACAATTTTCCCATCAATAGATCATATGTCTTAATCCCAGGTTCACACCCATCCTTCTTCATCTTTGCAAAAACAACCAGAGCATGATCAATTCTCTCAATCCCACACAAAATCTTCAGAAACTCATAATAAGCCTTCTTATCAAGTGCATCACCATATCCTGCAGACCTCATTCTGTCAATCATTTCATCCCCCTCTCCTGTTCTTGCCGCTTGATACAAACTTTTAATCAAAATAAGGAACGTTTCAGCATTGGGATGACATCCCCACTCCCCCATCCGATGAAACAAATTTACTGCATCAGAGGTTTTCCTAATCTTGCACAAATTATTAATCAGCACATTGAAAGTTTCCACATTTCGTGGAACCCCACGATAATCCATTTCCACTAGAATTTCCTCAGCCTCAGAATGAAGTCGGAACGGATCCTTTTTCCTACAAAGTTTGCAAACACAGTCAAGCAAAGCATTATATGCCGTAGTCCCTAACTCAAACCCGCCCCTGTACATCTCACCCGCCAGCCTTTTTGCTTCATCAAGTTTCCCATCAACGCACCATCCTTTGACCAGAGTATCGCAAATTGCTTCATCGGGGAAAAACTCGTTAGCCAAGTCTTTGACCATCTTTTCTGCATGGCTCGCGAAGCCATTTTCACAGAGCTTCTCCACCACCAGCCTAAGTGACTCTTTATCCCTCTTAAGCCCGTAATTCTTCTCCATCGTCTCAAAAAACGAGATCAACTTCGTGGATCGCCCAGCACGAGCGAACCGATCAATAGACGACCGCAGGGTTTTAGCCCCGCTAATTCCTAAACCTTTCGCAAGAACTTCATGAACCGCATTGAAATCCTTTCTACGAccaaaataatcaataaaataCGAGATAGTTTCATCCGTGTGATGAAAATCAGGATTCGATACTAACCACTCATTAAACCCTAACACCGTCCGACCAGCTTCCGATGAGAGATTGAGCGTATTGAGAACTAACTCCGGATTTGGTTTAACATGCGAAAAGCTAAGTTGAAGACGCTGCGTAATAGGAAGAGGATCCAAATCAGGGTCTTTGAGAAGCTCGGATGCAAGTGATTGCGATGTTTGATCCAGGTCATTGTCTCCGGATTCGGAAAAGAACGAATGAGAAAGTGAGAGATACAAGGGAGAAGAATACCTCAATGCTGCCTCATGATGCCGGAAATGGTGGAAGAGAGACGTCAAATTTCGATGTAAAAGAACGTTCCTCGAACAATCATTCAAAGAAGTCGAAGACGGTGATGATAAAGATCGAATAAAAAGAGTTCGAAGTTGCAGATACGGTAATGGCGGCATCGTGGACGATGAACtctgaaaaagaaaaggaaaatggaaCTCAGCTTGGAAGAAGAACGCTAATGGAAGCTGGAGCAAGACGAAAAAACCTAAGCGACGAGTCCAGCTATTGGGCTGGGCCAATTATTACTAAGGATTACAAACTTTTTGGGCTTTTAGAAAGATGGGCTTATGAAATTGGACAGATATTCGGATGGTGTGATTTTACCTATTTGTCCTTCAAATGAAAACCAAAATATTGGTTAAGTTTCATTCTCGTCCGGTACTTcaagttttgtttaatttttactCTTAGATGGAAATGTGAGGTTCTGATTTCATGTAGACATCGATATATAGCAATTTTGAAAAAGTTCATAAAAATTGgtgaaaattattataattagttaatgaaattATGATTGTGATTAAATTAGATTATTATTGACAATTTTTAAtcattatttctataaagtaagacaAGATTTAGATGTATATTGTAAAATATTTGTGTAAATGTAGATGCgagaacataaatttaaaaaataaataaaaaaataattacaaattaatatcaaatattgaaagttaattgcaaaattaaagaaCATGAAATACTTGCATATAAAATAATcgtaaattgtttattataaaatagAGTTGATATAAAAATGAAGAGGCATAGCATTTAATGTAACATGATAGAATAGAAAAatcataatattaaatataagaagGATGTAAAAATCATAACATTAGACATAACACACaacaaaatggaaaagaaagaagaaaaagaaaagaaggtgATAGAGCTTGAGAGAAATATTAGAGAACTCGCACCAATTCAAGTTTGtggtgaaatgatgtgaaaatttaatggaagagatttaaataaaaatatatgattttcaatgtaaaattttttttaaaaaaaaaaaaaaaaaaaaaaaatccatcgaactaatataaccaattataaaaagaaaaaaaaaagaaaaaatttcgAGAAATGGGGAGAAAAATCGAAATTTCCTTCTACTACAATTTCGAGAGATTTTAAAGTAGGATGCTAATGTtaactaaattttgaaataaaaatcaaaatgcattTTTCAAATCTTCCTTGATATTTGTGGCTGGTTTAAAATTCACCGAGTTCCCGTTTTTACCCTATCAAATTAAAGGATGATGTCACCATTCACCAATCTTATTTCAGTTAGGTTTGAACTTTTTTTGAAAATCACAATCTTATATTACTTTCCATGATTGTGTATTcagggttttttttcttttcttcttctcaattcaaacctaatttaaaatttaaaatacagaCTTGgtgatgtgttttttttttttttttcccctcaccAAACTTCTTTTAGTATGATTAGGTATAGGAAATTCAAACTACAAATCTCGTAGTTATTAACACATGAGTATGTTAATTGAGCTATGTtcgatttatttttttcttcaagattttgTATGGATGACCTTTTCACAAGTTCCTTTATGATTGACGAACCGCCCTTCACAATCGTATGAAATTTAACATTATGCTTATATCATTGTGCACTACCACTTTTTATAACTTATTGAGTTAGAGATATTGGTCATGTATATCATAGCCCTAATGCGACAGTCATGCCAATTATGATCCTTATTCTCCTCACACTTTGTTGTGCTTTCACTGTGAATGTTGAAACAATATTGTGTTTCAACAGAGAAAAATAAAGATCATGATAAACATTATAAACATGATGGCCATCACGTTAGAACTATAATAGACATGTTGATCCCTAACGCAATATGCGCTTTGACATAAGCAAAAAGCTATATTTCATATGTTTATGAGAGATGAGTTATCAATTATAAAGAAACCCGTGAAAGGGtcatccttaaaaaaaaaactcattttttcaaCCCTACTACAAACATAATTGTTCCATTTCTACTAAATGTCTGTTATGGCTAGGGTTAGGATTGGTTTCAGACCTACTACAAATACATAATTGTTCAGAGTCGTGCTTACCCAAACACaataatcctaatcctaaaAAGGCAAAAATTATATAGTAAAACCATTCAAGTCTAGAATTAATAGAGAAAAGTATTAAAAATTCAAACGGtaacaaaatgactaaaaaggCATTAAAATTTCAAACCCATCTGACTAACCAGAATAAAATGACTAACAATTAAAAGAGAAagatattaaaaaattcaatcaagTTTTCTTAAAATTGAAAACGGGGACTatagattttcatttttcaccaTCAAAAAACGAATGAAGggaataatataaaaattaaatatatctatactatctaaaaggggctatgaaaaaaaaacatttgatttCTTCTTTTGCCTCTTTTAGTAATTGGTTATAGGGTTATACAATGTAATTTtacactaaaattaaaaaatataatttataattcacGTAAATTAATCTTATCTCTAATATTTTATTCCAAAATTTGTCATTCAAAATAATCTCATTCACGTGTATTTTATTGCTTTAAATTTTGGTCGATGTAAGATCTACCatatatcattaaaaaataaaattacacataaattaaattaatttaaaatttagttatcTCTAATATTTCATTCAATATCAAactttatcattaaaaaaattatatcatttacgtggattccaaaaataaataaattaaattcacatttaaatcattaaattaaaattttaaaactccaAATTATAACATATTCTCTACATCATCacgttaaaataaaattaaaaagcaaCTCTACATCacgttaaatatatatatatatatatattatctaaaTCTAAAaggatttttggaaaaaaaaaaggaaattatttcaaatgataaaattattgaaaatatttataagatatagtaaaattttaaaactatcaatactttcattgtctatcagcgtatagttctaaaattttgttatattttgtaaatattttagcttatttttttatatttaaagacaacaaaaaaatataattttgatatcTAAATTTTCTCAATAAATAGTTGAATTAAATTTCTCTTTCTAGATCAAGTAAGtcctctctcttcttcttctacataTTTTTGTCGTTCTCtccaatttatttgttttatttatttattttcaaagaaaatttgtttcagCATTatggtatttttatttttgtttaattaatagcACCATTGTTCCCATATATTGAAGTTCTCATCTTGGTAAGAAATTTGGTCCAAGAAATTTGTCAATGTTCAATCAATTTAGAAGTTGGCAGAGAGACAAAGAAGAGAGTGATcgaccattttgtttttatgcttttgtagtttttttttttttcacttttaaaattttgtaaaagcATATCAATGAGTCTAAggatttataattatttattatttattcatttttttattttctcttttcaattttgttgtAG comes from Benincasa hispida cultivar B227 chromosome 2, ASM972705v1, whole genome shotgun sequence and encodes:
- the LOC120071734 gene encoding pentatricopeptide repeat-containing protein PNM1, mitochondrial, with the protein product MPPLPYLQLRTLFIRSLSSPSSTSLNDCSRNVLLHRNLTSLFHHFRHHEAALRYSSPLYLSLSHSFFSESGDNDLDQTSQSLASELLKDPDLDPLPITQRLQLSFSHVKPNPELVLNTLNLSSEAGRTVLGFNEWLVSNPDFHHTDETISYFIDYFGRRKDFNAVHEVLAKGLGISGAKTLRSSIDRFARAGRSTKLISFFETMEKNYGLKRDKESLRLVVEKLCENGFASHAEKMVKDLANEFFPDEAICDTLVKGWCVDGKLDEAKRLAGEMYRGGFELGTTAYNALLDCVCKLCRKKDPFRLHSEAEEILVEMDYRGVPRNVETFNVLINNLCKIRKTSDAVNLFHRMGEWGCHPNAETFLILIKSLYQAARTGEGDEMIDRMRSAGYGDALDKKAYYEFLKILCGIERIDHALVVFAKMKKDGCEPGIKTYDLLMGKLCAHNRLDKANSLFNEAQKRGVPVTPKAYQVDPRYVKKPKVNKVEKKRETLPEKMARKRRRLKQIRLSFVKKPKKAMRRAF